One genomic segment of Paenibacillus durus includes these proteins:
- the ahrC gene encoding transcriptional regulator AhrC/ArgR, which yields MKGQRHIKIREIITHRDIETQDELVEALRNAGFQVTQATVSRDIKELLLIKVPMDDGRYKYSLPTDQRYNPTQKLRRVLVDNFVHIDYSGNLVVMKCLPGTANSVAALIDSIEWPQIMGTISGDDTILIICRETEDSKKVVSQIMGYI from the coding sequence ATGAAAGGTCAAAGACATATCAAGATACGAGAAATCATTACCCATAGGGATATTGAAACACAGGATGAGCTGGTTGAAGCGCTTCGAAACGCTGGTTTTCAAGTTACCCAGGCAACCGTGTCCCGAGATATCAAGGAACTGCTGCTAATCAAGGTTCCGATGGATGACGGGAGATATAAGTATTCGCTGCCAACCGATCAGCGCTACAATCCGACACAGAAGCTGAGACGGGTGCTCGTGGACAATTTTGTGCACATCGACTACTCGGGCAATCTGGTTGTTATGAAATGTCTGCCTGGAACGGCCAACTCCGTCGCCGCGCTGATCGACAGTATCGAGTGGCCGCAAATTATGGGGACAATCTCCGGTGATGATACGATTTTGATTATCTGCCGGGAGACGGAGGACAGCAAAAAAGTAGTATCACAAATCATGGGTTACATTTAA